In Pseudomonas sp. GCEP-101, one DNA window encodes the following:
- a CDS encoding acyl-CoA dehydrogenase family protein: protein MTTDVQGRALAVLNRVAQADWPDRLKLRKPFERLLYSGSRTGFRMASERAAKQPKTPRKVDPDGLFDLSLSDEQQMLAEMLEGFAAEVLRPAAHEADAKAHLSLELLAQAQELGLTHYGVSEVLGGMAGERTVVTNALIAESLARGDLSLAAALLVPLSAANCIRRWASPAQQARWLPAFVGEETAPLIAIAVSEPQLLADPQRLSTKARKRGSSYTLSGEKCLVVRGVDAQKLIVAADAGDGPALFLVDTRAKGVEVRAEPAMGLKAAGTARVRFKGVKVPAEQRLAAERFDYQAFLDYTALAWCALAVGTGQAALDYVITYCNEREAFGEPISHRQGVAFMVADIAIELDAMRLMVWRACALAERGQAFHREAYLAKLLCAEKAMKIGTDAVQLLGGHGFTQEHPAERWYRDLRAVSLMAGGLHL, encoded by the coding sequence ATGACCACCGACGTGCAGGGCCGCGCCCTGGCCGTGCTGAACCGTGTCGCCCAGGCCGACTGGCCGGACCGACTCAAGCTGCGCAAGCCCTTCGAACGACTGCTCTACAGCGGCAGCCGCACCGGCTTCCGGATGGCCAGCGAGCGTGCCGCCAAGCAACCCAAGACACCGCGCAAGGTTGACCCGGATGGGTTGTTCGACCTGTCCCTGTCCGACGAGCAGCAGATGCTGGCGGAGATGCTCGAAGGCTTCGCCGCCGAGGTACTGCGCCCCGCCGCCCATGAGGCCGACGCCAAGGCCCACCTAAGCCTGGAATTGCTGGCCCAGGCGCAGGAGCTGGGCTTGACCCACTACGGCGTCAGCGAGGTGCTGGGCGGCATGGCCGGCGAGCGCACCGTGGTGACCAATGCGCTCATCGCCGAATCCCTTGCCCGGGGCGACCTCAGCCTGGCGGCCGCGCTGCTGGTGCCGCTGTCGGCGGCCAACTGCATTCGCCGCTGGGCGTCGCCTGCCCAGCAGGCACGCTGGCTGCCGGCCTTCGTCGGTGAAGAGACGGCGCCGCTGATCGCCATCGCGGTGAGCGAGCCGCAGCTGCTGGCCGACCCGCAGCGCCTGTCCACCAAGGCGCGCAAGCGCGGTTCCAGCTACACGCTCTCCGGGGAAAAGTGCCTGGTCGTGCGCGGCGTCGATGCGCAGAAGCTGATCGTCGCGGCGGATGCCGGCGATGGCCCGGCGCTGTTCCTCGTCGACACCCGCGCCAAGGGGGTCGAGGTGCGCGCCGAACCGGCCATGGGCCTGAAGGCCGCCGGCACCGCACGGGTTCGCTTCAAGGGCGTCAAGGTCCCCGCCGAGCAGCGGCTGGCGGCGGAGCGCTTCGACTACCAGGCCTTCCTCGACTACACCGCCCTGGCCTGGTGTGCCCTGGCCGTGGGCACCGGGCAGGCCGCGCTGGACTACGTGATCACCTACTGCAACGAGCGCGAGGCCTTCGGCGAGCCGATCAGCCATCGCCAGGGCGTGGCCTTCATGGTGGCGGACATCGCCATCGAGCTGGATGCCATGCGCCTGATGGTCTGGCGCGCCTGCGCCCTGGCCGAGCGCGGCCAGGCGTTCCATCGCGAGGCCTATCTCGCGAAGCTGCTGTGCGCCGAGAAGGCGATGAAGATCGGCACCGACGCGGTGCAACTGCTCGGCGGCCACGGCTTCACCCAGGAACACCCGGCCGAGCGCTGGTACCGCGACCTGCGCGCCGTCAGCCTGATGGCTGGCGGGCTGCATCTCTAA